The proteins below come from a single Psychrobacter sp. FDAARGOS_221 genomic window:
- a CDS encoding ferredoxin--NADP reductase, producing the protein MSKFHTETVTYVHHWNDSLFTIKTTRDAGLRFRNGEFAMIGIMVDGKPLMRAYSIASPNYEEHLEFLSIKVQDGPLTSRLQHIQVGDELIISKKPTGTLVIDDLLPGKNLYMLATGTGLAPFLALSRDPEVYERFDKIILCHAVRKVEDLAYREMFEEELPNDELFGEWYREKFIYYPTVTREDFRNTGRITDLMKSGKLFEDIGLPPINKEDDRVMICGSMPFNADISEIMDGFGLTVSPRMGEPADYVVERAFVG; encoded by the coding sequence ATGTCAAAATTCCATACCGAAACAGTGACTTACGTACATCACTGGAATGACTCACTATTTACCATCAAAACCACACGTGATGCAGGCTTACGTTTCCGCAACGGTGAGTTTGCCATGATCGGCATTATGGTAGATGGTAAACCACTGATGCGTGCCTACTCTATCGCCAGCCCTAACTATGAAGAGCACCTTGAGTTCTTGTCAATTAAAGTACAAGACGGTCCTCTGACCTCACGCTTACAGCACATTCAAGTGGGCGATGAGCTTATCATCAGTAAAAAACCAACCGGTACATTAGTCATCGACGACTTATTACCTGGCAAAAACCTATATATGTTAGCAACAGGTACTGGACTTGCGCCTTTCTTAGCCCTGTCTCGTGACCCTGAAGTTTACGAAAGATTCGATAAGATCATCTTATGTCACGCTGTGCGTAAGGTTGAAGACTTAGCTTACCGTGAGATGTTCGAAGAAGAGCTGCCAAATGATGAGCTATTTGGTGAATGGTATCGTGAGAAGTTCATCTATTACCCAACGGTAACCCGTGAAGACTTCCGCAATACTGGCCGTATTACTGACTTAATGAAGTCTGGCAAGCTATTTGAAGACATCGGCTTACCACCTATTAATAAAGAAGATGACCGCGTTATGATCTGTGGCAGCATGCCGTTCAACGCAGATATCTCTGAAATTATGGATGGCTTTGGCTTGACTGTCTCTCCACGTATGGGCGAGCCTGCCGATTATGTGGTTGAGCGTGCATTCGTTGGCTAA
- a CDS encoding Imm63 family immunity protein yields the protein MIFNYNDIQEMIFSYASKIGLHNSEVFLNTSASDYGYPYIEIKNNFYHLVVSERGKEVYRYTTKNIDELLYEFFSMKISTMSIKYELEHRVENQDSRRIIFSRRIYLMSAMNPEWGEKMKREVSYILSKNPYNDIS from the coding sequence TTGATATTTAATTATAATGATATTCAAGAAATGATTTTCTCATATGCAAGCAAAATAGGCCTGCATAATTCTGAGGTTTTTTTAAATACAAGTGCATCAGATTATGGATATCCGTATATAGAAATTAAAAACAATTTTTATCATTTAGTTGTAAGTGAAAGAGGAAAAGAAGTTTATAGATATACTACTAAAAATATAGATGAATTATTGTATGAGTTTTTCAGTATGAAAATATCAACTATGTCTATTAAATATGAACTAGAGCATAGAGTTGAGAATCAGGATTCAAGAAGAATTATTTTTAGTAGAAGGATATATTTAATGAGTGCTATGAATCCAGAGTGGGGTGAAAAAATGAAAAGAGAAGTTTCGTATATATTGTCAAAAAATCCTTACAATGATATTTCATAA
- the ychF gene encoding redox-regulated ATPase YchF: MGFNCGIVGLPNVGKSTLFNALTKAGIAAENFPFCTKDPNVGIVPVPDPRLQKLAAIVNPERVLPTTMEFVDIAGLVAGASQGEGMGNQFLANIRETDAIAHVVRCFDDDNVIHVDGRVSPIDDIETINTELALADLEAVERAIVNLTKKAKGNDKDAQAALDVFKKIEPFLAEGKAARLANLDDDEKKLIKSYGLITLKPTMYIANVSEDGFENNPYLDAVREYAAKEDSIVLPLCNQIEAEISQLDEDDKVDFLEGMGMEEAGLDQVIRLGYKLLDMQTYFTAGVKEVRAWTVKVGATAPEAAGVIHTDFERGFIRAEVIAYEDFIEYGGEKGAAAAGKSRLEGKTYIVQDGDVMHFRFNV, translated from the coding sequence ATGGGCTTTAACTGTGGCATCGTCGGCTTACCGAACGTCGGAAAATCAACTTTATTCAATGCCTTGACCAAAGCAGGTATTGCTGCTGAGAACTTCCCATTTTGTACCAAAGATCCAAACGTTGGTATCGTGCCTGTTCCTGATCCACGCCTACAAAAGCTGGCTGCGATTGTGAATCCAGAGCGCGTACTACCAACCACTATGGAATTTGTGGACATTGCAGGTTTGGTTGCTGGTGCGTCACAAGGTGAAGGTATGGGTAACCAGTTTTTGGCCAACATCCGTGAAACCGACGCCATCGCACATGTGGTTCGCTGCTTTGATGATGACAACGTGATTCACGTTGATGGTCGTGTTAGCCCAATTGATGATATTGAAACCATCAACACTGAGTTGGCACTGGCTGACTTAGAAGCGGTCGAACGCGCTATCGTCAACTTAACCAAAAAAGCCAAAGGTAACGATAAAGACGCACAAGCCGCGCTTGATGTGTTCAAAAAAATCGAACCTTTCTTAGCCGAAGGTAAAGCGGCACGTCTAGCCAACCTAGACGATGACGAGAAAAAACTGATCAAAAGCTATGGTTTAATCACCTTAAAGCCAACCATGTACATTGCTAACGTTAGCGAAGATGGCTTTGAAAATAACCCATACTTAGATGCCGTTCGTGAATATGCAGCGAAAGAAGATTCTATTGTGCTGCCACTATGTAACCAAATCGAAGCCGAAATCTCACAGTTAGATGAGGATGATAAAGTCGACTTCCTTGAAGGCATGGGCATGGAAGAAGCAGGCTTAGATCAGGTAATCCGCTTAGGCTATAAATTGCTAGATATGCAGACTTACTTCACTGCTGGTGTTAAAGAAGTACGCGCTTGGACCGTTAAAGTGGGTGCTACTGCGCCAGAAGCAGCCGGTGTGATTCATACTGACTTTGAGCGTGGGTTTATCCGTGCAGAAGTGATTGCCTATGAAGACTTCATTGAGTATGGCGGTGAAAAAGGTGCTGCAGCTGCCGGTAAATCACGCTTAGAAGGTAAAACTTACATCGTACAAGATGGCGATGTGATGCACTTTAGATTTAACGTTTAA
- a CDS encoding SAM-dependent methyltransferase, whose product MSDANASHSYPQISVPIIGYHRSALTQKFGIPRQPNLVALPSVIELIVPYNTPEAFDGIEQFSHLWISWHTHHNNNLKNHNNHSKNNNNFKTHTANNDEHNNNHNQTELTQQPSAFKPPVFKPKVRPPRLGGNTKLGVFATRSTFRPSQLGLSVVKLERVEVVNSQVRLHISGADMVDGTPIVDIKPYIAYSDALTDAVSGFAPDRPQLQPVSINTAVQAELEQLLSPADIEIICQLIAQDPRPAYRKAHSKANDVDGQDQQRVYFLRYKQFDIGFVWQSADAKFCIVSLRVLD is encoded by the coding sequence ATGTCAGACGCCAACGCTTCACACTCATATCCGCAGATATCTGTGCCCATTATCGGTTATCATCGCTCCGCACTGACGCAAAAGTTTGGCATACCCAGACAGCCAAATCTCGTGGCTTTACCGAGTGTGATTGAGTTAATCGTCCCTTATAATACGCCAGAAGCCTTTGACGGTATAGAGCAATTTAGTCATTTGTGGATCAGTTGGCACACGCATCATAACAATAACCTTAAAAATCATAACAACCACTCAAAAAATAATAACAACTTTAAAACTCACACTGCTAATAATGACGAGCACAATAATAATCACAATCAGACCGAGCTAACTCAGCAGCCCTCGGCATTTAAGCCACCAGTATTTAAACCAAAGGTGCGTCCGCCAAGGCTGGGCGGTAATACCAAACTTGGCGTATTTGCGACGCGTAGTACGTTTCGACCCTCACAGCTTGGGCTATCTGTGGTCAAGCTAGAGCGAGTTGAGGTTGTGAATTCACAGGTTCGGCTACATATAAGTGGTGCGGATATGGTTGATGGCACGCCGATAGTAGATATTAAGCCTTATATTGCTTATAGTGATGCGCTCACTGATGCGGTCAGTGGCTTTGCGCCTGATAGGCCGCAGCTACAGCCGGTGTCAATTAATACGGCAGTGCAAGCTGAGCTTGAGCAGTTGTTATCGCCAGCTGATATAGAGATTATTTGCCAGCTCATTGCTCAAGATCCACGTCCTGCGTATCGTAAGGCTCATTCAAAAGCTAATGATGTAGACGGACAAGATCAGCAGCGGGTTTATTTTTTAAGATATAAGCAGTTTGATATTGGTTTTGTTTGGCAGTCAGCAGATGCAAAGTTTTGTATTGTGTCGCTGCGAGTGCTAGATTAG
- a CDS encoding phosphodiester glycosidase family protein, producing the protein MQQHSQQPNPKLLNKKPLNKQPQYVQPSLGHALHKAVKAVKTISGLKANTMANRSLIRSAGAALLTGLMLSGCTEGDLDALIESTHQSSGQSVCSAQAAPFAHTLCSVSQDSLQQADSPLSLQLFWKSRQDDRAESDQNSALPPLYTFDALLADLPKSRELKFAINAGMYDREFAPIGYTVIQGKQILSLNLNEGAGNFHLLPNGVLWWDNNNQVQITESQQFSKLLNDKQITPWYATQSGPMLVIDDSIHPKFNQSSTSKKIRNGVGVCAEGQIQFVTSHEPVNFYQFADYFKQQLHCPNALFLDGGIASALYAPDTDHKDDKNMGVMLGLIEDKD; encoded by the coding sequence ATGCAACAGCACTCACAGCAGCCAAATCCGAAGCTATTAAATAAGAAGCCATTAAATAAACAGCCGCAGTATGTGCAACCTTCACTAGGGCATGCATTGCACAAAGCTGTCAAAGCTGTCAAAACTATAAGCGGTCTGAAGGCTAACACTATGGCTAATCGCTCTTTGATACGCTCTGCGGGTGCTGCATTACTAACGGGGCTGATGCTCAGCGGCTGCACCGAGGGTGATCTGGATGCTTTGATTGAGTCCACTCATCAGTCCTCTGGGCAATCGGTTTGTAGCGCTCAAGCTGCGCCGTTTGCGCATACTTTATGTAGCGTGTCACAGGACAGCTTACAACAGGCGGATAGTCCGCTATCGCTGCAGTTGTTTTGGAAGTCTAGACAAGATGATCGGGCTGAGTCAGATCAGAATAGCGCGTTGCCGCCGCTGTACACCTTTGATGCATTGCTAGCCGATTTACCTAAGAGCCGTGAACTTAAATTTGCGATTAATGCCGGCATGTATGATCGAGAGTTTGCGCCCATCGGCTATACGGTGATACAAGGCAAGCAAATCTTGTCGTTAAATTTAAATGAAGGTGCCGGTAACTTTCATTTGCTACCCAATGGCGTGTTGTGGTGGGATAACAATAATCAGGTGCAGATCACCGAAAGCCAGCAATTTTCTAAGCTGCTAAACGACAAGCAAATAACCCCTTGGTACGCAACCCAATCTGGGCCCATGTTGGTCATTGATGACAGTATCCATCCTAAGTTTAATCAAAGCAGCACTTCCAAAAAGATTCGTAACGGTGTCGGTGTTTGCGCTGAGGGTCAGATTCAGTTTGTTACCAGCCATGAGCCGGTCAATTTCTATCAGTTTGCAGACTACTTCAAGCAACAGCTGCACTGCCCCAATGCACTATTTTTGGATGGCGGCATTGCCTCGGCACTATATGCCCCTGATACTGATCATAAAGATGACAAAAATATGGGCGTGATGTTGGGCTTGATCGAAGACAAAGACTAA
- a CDS encoding TetR/AcrR family transcriptional regulator has translation MSRQQQFKDREEKILATAEQLLLEAGSGDITLDSLADQLDLAKGTLYKHFSSKDELYLRIIIRYEEQLFDINKIDDSVAAGVSRMILQQLMNPQKALLFNQIEERLAASAQGLNRMFGELYEIRRARMKRLIDISSQYLQSQNSGLSTRDYLSTIWSIGQGGASLLNSSFYQRYLGRRDTLRLALIQQMLDLPKQYPSLQQTDEDMMELVNQIDLESQAHQQSQE, from the coding sequence ATGAGCAGGCAGCAGCAATTCAAGGACCGTGAAGAGAAGATTTTAGCTACAGCTGAGCAACTCTTACTTGAAGCAGGAAGTGGCGATATCACCTTGGATAGTTTGGCAGACCAGCTGGACTTGGCTAAAGGCACCTTATATAAGCACTTTTCAAGTAAAGATGAGCTATATTTACGTATTATTATCCGCTATGAAGAGCAGTTGTTTGATATTAACAAAATTGATGACAGTGTCGCCGCGGGTGTCTCGCGAATGATTTTGCAGCAGCTAATGAACCCTCAAAAAGCACTACTGTTTAATCAAATTGAAGAGCGACTGGCCGCATCAGCACAAGGGCTAAATAGAATGTTCGGCGAGCTATATGAGATACGCCGCGCACGTATGAAGCGCCTGATTGACATCTCTAGCCAGTATCTACAAAGTCAGAACAGTGGATTAAGCACCCGTGATTACTTGTCTACCATTTGGTCAATTGGTCAGGGCGGTGCAAGTCTATTAAACTCAAGCTTTTATCAGCGTTACTTAGGTCGCCGTGATACGCTACGGTTGGCATTGATTCAGCAGATGTTAGATTTACCAAAGCAGTATCCAAGTTTGCAGCAGACGGATGAAGATATGATGGAATTGGTGAATCAAATCGATTTAGAAAGTCAGGCACACCAGCAGTCGCAAGAATAG
- a CDS encoding deoxyguanosinetriphosphate triphosphohydrolase codes for MTQPSLNLNNHLNESSLNRLSASQRWSYLFSDRRLGSRKKQNTSEKSRTPFHKDYDRLIFSQSFRQLNQKTQVHPLTNQLGIHTRLTHSLEVSCIGRSLGMMAAERLHDILPEGLPRGITVGDVGVIVQAACLAHDIGNPPFGHAGEYAIRDWFNQPSQQAFLSYLSPEQRLDLQGYEGNAQGFRLLTRNEHHPDRGGMRLTCATLGAFMKYPWLAKHSNITADYPSHLEPNANIRNPQQQPNAFSALNIKKYGCFYNDANVLDKLAGQLRLPYALDHDGYARHPLAYLLEAADDICYALIDLEDGIHLNMLEYQQVEPLMLRLIGSRGAPPEVTQNAPVVQKLAALRGRTMMRLVDKVTQAFATHSDTLLAGELHGSLFEHCEPSVKDGIAEAKHLASSQIFAHPSKIRMELMANRCLQTLLDAFMPLALLPIEQQPLHFEQKHLIQLLNQHLHTLHRELRTDVYANALNILDYITGMNDHEAYRLAQDLNGIGDKVW; via the coding sequence ATGACCCAGCCCAGCCTTAATCTAAATAACCATCTTAATGAATCTAGCTTAAATCGCTTGAGTGCCAGCCAACGTTGGTCATACCTATTTAGTGACCGACGTTTGGGCAGTCGCAAAAAGCAAAACACTTCTGAAAAATCGCGCACGCCTTTCCATAAAGACTATGATCGTCTGATTTTTTCTCAGTCTTTTCGTCAGCTCAATCAAAAGACCCAAGTTCACCCCTTGACCAATCAGCTTGGTATCCATACCCGCCTGACCCACTCGCTTGAAGTGTCTTGTATTGGTCGCTCGTTAGGCATGATGGCGGCTGAAAGGCTGCATGATATCTTGCCCGAAGGTTTACCACGCGGTATTACTGTTGGCGATGTTGGGGTGATTGTGCAGGCGGCTTGTTTGGCGCATGATATCGGCAATCCGCCTTTTGGTCACGCTGGTGAATATGCGATACGAGACTGGTTCAATCAGCCCTCACAACAAGCGTTTTTGAGTTATTTAAGTCCAGAGCAGCGTCTGGATTTACAAGGCTATGAAGGCAACGCTCAAGGTTTTCGCCTGCTCACTCGCAACGAGCATCATCCCGATCGTGGCGGTATGCGCTTAACCTGCGCTACTTTAGGGGCGTTTATGAAGTACCCTTGGCTGGCCAAACACAGCAACATCACCGCTGACTATCCCAGCCATCTTGAGCCAAACGCCAATATCAGAAACCCTCAGCAACAGCCCAACGCCTTTAGTGCGCTTAATATCAAAAAATACGGCTGCTTTTATAACGATGCCAATGTCCTCGACAAGCTGGCCGGACAGCTGCGACTGCCTTATGCACTCGATCATGATGGCTACGCCCGCCACCCCCTAGCCTATCTGCTAGAAGCAGCCGACGATATTTGCTATGCATTGATTGACTTAGAAGATGGTATTCATCTGAATATGCTGGAATATCAGCAGGTTGAGCCGTTAATGCTACGGCTGATTGGCTCACGTGGTGCACCGCCAGAAGTGACTCAAAATGCGCCGGTGGTTCAAAAGCTAGCGGCGTTACGTGGACGCACCATGATGCGCTTGGTTGATAAGGTGACACAAGCCTTCGCCACCCACTCGGATACGCTATTAGCAGGTGAGCTACATGGCAGCCTATTTGAGCACTGTGAGCCCAGCGTCAAAGACGGTATAGCAGAAGCCAAACATCTGGCCTCTTCACAAATCTTCGCTCATCCAAGCAAGATACGTATGGAGCTGATGGCCAACCGCTGCTTGCAGACCCTTTTGGATGCTTTTATGCCACTGGCATTGCTGCCCATTGAGCAGCAGCCGTTACACTTTGAGCAAAAGCATTTGATCCAACTGTTAAATCAGCATCTGCATACGCTACACCGTGAGCTTAGAACCGATGTCTATGCCAATGCGCTCAATATTTTGGACTATATTACTGGCATGAATGATCATGAAGCCTACCGACTGGCGCAGGATTTAAATGGCATTGGTGATAAGGTGTGGTAG
- a CDS encoding immunity protein YezG family protein, with amino-acid sequence MKTDDQEIYQQLGELLWSVMPFESEELIFKGQLYVEHQEFQLISKTKDEVISLSIPTDVLLSSRDLMKKLQKCEIYANEPWTQFEVILSNEGNFKINFAYIPEKDSWPRIYMKGISDFSEKEWQETSIPKELWEERVRLKKPS; translated from the coding sequence ATGAAAACAGACGACCAAGAAATTTATCAACAATTAGGCGAATTATTATGGTCGGTTATGCCTTTTGAGTCTGAAGAGTTAATATTCAAAGGTCAGTTGTATGTCGAACATCAGGAATTCCAACTAATTAGCAAGACTAAGGACGAAGTCATATCTTTATCAATTCCAACCGATGTATTATTAAGTTCTAGAGATTTGATGAAGAAATTACAAAAGTGTGAAATATATGCCAATGAACCCTGGACACAATTTGAAGTCATTCTGAGTAATGAAGGTAATTTTAAGATTAATTTCGCTTATATACCTGAGAAAGATAGTTGGCCTAGAATTTACATGAAAGGGATAAGTGACTTTTCTGAAAAGGAGTGGCAGGAAACTTCAATACCAAAAGAGTTATGGGAAGAACGAGTTAGGCTAAAGAAACCATCTTAA
- a CDS encoding polyhydroxyalkanoic acid system family protein: MHSACLARQVTDEWIESAEKDYRMTCSLERLDTKDIVTFKRTGATGQFVSTPDKFELDAKLGFLFKSFLPKIKEQIEQNLDKVIDAKGLE, translated from the coding sequence ATTCATAGTGCATGTTTAGCCCGTCAAGTAACGGATGAGTGGATAGAGTCAGCCGAGAAAGATTACAGAATGACTTGTAGCCTAGAGCGATTAGACACTAAGGATATCGTCACGTTTAAACGCACTGGCGCTACCGGTCAATTTGTCAGTACGCCTGATAAATTTGAATTAGATGCCAAGCTTGGGTTTTTGTTCAAGAGTTTTCTGCCGAAGATAAAAGAGCAGATTGAACAGAATTTGGATAAGGTTATTGATGCGAAGGGTCTTGAGTAA
- a CDS encoding contact-dependent growth inhibition system immunity protein, with protein MLKTFIYIMECYFYQDWQSEFSQAKDVLLYFASKENPMILHNLITDIEYILQNNLSQKVFADTDFNLDPLLEGYNSKKEWFEDAYMILSEKNNKL; from the coding sequence ATGCTTAAAACATTTATATACATTATGGAGTGTTATTTTTATCAGGATTGGCAGTCAGAATTCTCTCAAGCGAAAGATGTATTGCTTTATTTTGCTTCAAAAGAGAATCCAATGATATTACATAATTTAATTACTGATATTGAATATATATTGCAAAATAATTTGTCGCAAAAAGTTTTCGCAGATACTGACTTTAACCTTGACCCATTGTTAGAGGGTTATAATAGTAAAAAAGAATGGTTTGAAGATGCTTACATGATTTTATCGGAAAAAAACAATAAATTATGA
- a CDS encoding TatD family hydrolase, producing the protein MFTDTHCHLNRLDLTQHDGQLDGVIDAMKQAKVTRAMAIMCDFAEYDEIYDIITKFGDDELNLGMSVGIHPCEDLSVLQSATTERLVEMADADHVWAIGETGLDYYWSDENKKEQQASLARHIHASQTLNKPLVVHTREAKHDTIDILKAEKAEHGIIHCFTEDWDTAKKALDLGFYISFSGIVSFKNAQSLRDAALKVPKDRLLIETDSPYLAPVPKRGKSNEPAYVVYVAECLGDLFGVSSEEVGRLTTKNFDDLLAQRA; encoded by the coding sequence ATGTTTACAGACACTCATTGTCATCTCAATCGTTTGGATTTAACTCAGCATGATGGTCAGCTTGACGGCGTGATTGATGCCATGAAACAGGCTAAGGTCACCCGCGCAATGGCCATTATGTGCGACTTTGCAGAGTATGATGAGATTTATGACATTATCACTAAGTTTGGTGATGATGAGCTTAATCTGGGTATGAGTGTGGGCATTCATCCCTGTGAAGACTTGTCGGTGTTACAGTCTGCTACCACAGAGCGTTTAGTAGAGATGGCTGATGCTGATCATGTGTGGGCCATTGGTGAAACAGGACTAGATTATTACTGGAGTGATGAGAATAAAAAAGAGCAGCAGGCGAGCCTAGCCCGTCATATTCATGCTAGCCAAACCTTAAATAAGCCATTGGTAGTACACACCCGTGAAGCCAAACACGATACCATTGATATCCTAAAAGCAGAAAAAGCAGAGCATGGTATTATTCATTGCTTTACCGAAGATTGGGATACGGCCAAAAAAGCTTTAGACTTGGGCTTTTATATCTCTTTTTCAGGCATTGTTAGCTTCAAAAATGCCCAAAGCTTACGTGATGCCGCCTTAAAAGTACCTAAAGACAGACTGTTAATTGAAACCGACAGCCCTTATTTAGCACCTGTTCCTAAGCGTGGTAAGTCAAATGAGCCAGCTTACGTGGTTTATGTTGCTGAATGCTTGGGTGACCTATTTGGTGTCAGCAGTGAGGAAGTAGGGCGACTAACAACAAAAAATTTCGATGATTTACTAGCACAAAGGGCATAA
- a CDS encoding IS3 family transposase (programmed frameshift): MSKRMTETQIVSILKEAEAGIPAKELCRKYGIANSTFYKWRSKYGGMEASDVKRLKELEEENRRLKQMYADLSLKAQMQEDIIKKPIAPACERKVWAQELQAQYGVSIASSCQVVCMSRTAYYYKPKLSDDSEIIDVLNELTDKHNRWGFPKCFKRIRKLGYSWNHKRVHRVYKALNLNLRRKSKRRLPTRNPQPLSVPNALGHTWSMDFMSDKLHNNIRFRTFNVIDDYNREILGIDIGTSIPSLRVIRYLDQLAEWHGYPKQIRVDNGSEFTSKVFTDWATAHGIYIDYIEPGCPYQNAYIERFNRSYRNEVLDCYLFNDLNEVSQLTEEWITVYNTERPHDSLNDMTPAQYRQVA, from the exons ATGAGCAAACGAATGACTGAGACCCAAATAGTATCCATTTTAAAAGAAGCAGAAGCAGGAATACCTGCTAAAGAGCTGTGCCGTAAGTACGGAATTGCTAATTCGACTTTCTATAAATGGCGTTCCAAGTATGGAGGCATGGAAGCCTCTGATGTTAAGCGACTAAAAGAGCTTGAAGAAGAAAACCGTAGGCTTAAACAGATGTATGCTGATTTAAGCCTCAAAGCGCAAATGCAGGAAGATATCATAAAAAAGC CTATAGCGCCTGCTTGTGAGCGCAAAGTCTGGGCTCAAGAATTGCAGGCGCAGTATGGTGTCAGTATTGCATCGAGCTGTCAGGTGGTCTGTATGAGTCGAACCGCTTATTACTATAAGCCTAAGCTATCTGATGATAGTGAGATTATTGATGTCTTAAATGAACTAACAGATAAGCACAATCGTTGGGGTTTCCCAAAGTGTTTTAAGCGTATACGCAAGCTTGGCTATTCATGGAATCATAAACGAGTACACCGTGTTTATAAAGCTTTAAACTTAAACCTACGCCGTAAGTCTAAAAGACGGCTACCAACACGTAACCCCCAGCCGTTAAGTGTGCCAAACGCATTGGGTCATACTTGGTCTATGGACTTTATGAGCGATAAGCTGCACAATAATATTCGCTTTCGAACCTTTAATGTGATTGATGATTACAACCGCGAAATACTCGGCATTGATATTGGTACCAGCATTCCCTCACTCCGAGTGATTCGCTACCTTGACCAGTTAGCCGAGTGGCATGGTTATCCTAAGCAAATTCGTGTGGATAATGGTAGTGAGTTCACCTCTAAAGTGTTTACTGATTGGGCAACGGCTCACGGTATCTATATTGACTATATTGAGCCTGGCTGTCCTTATCAGAATGCTTATATTGAACGGTTTAATCGTAGTTACCGCAATGAGGTTTTGGATTGTTATTTATTCAATGATTTAAATGAAGTCAGTCAACTGACTGAGGAGTGGATCACGGTTTATAACACCGAAAGACCCCATGATTCACTTAATGATATGACACCTGCCCAGTATAGACAGGTGGCTTAA